The DNA region CGGTGATCCGCATCAGGGCCTCGATCCGGCGGTCCAGGTTGCGGTGCATCATGTCGGCGCTGCCGATCCACACCTCGGGATCGCCGTTGTTGCCGAACACGAAGATCCGGGAGTGCTCCAGGAAGCGCCCCAGGATGCTGCGCACCCGGATGTTCTCGCTCAGCCCCGGCACCCCCGGCCGGATCGCGCAGATCCCGCGCACCCAGACGTCCACCGGCACCCCGGCCTGCGAGGCCCGGTAGAGCGCGTCGATCACGACCTCGTCGACGATCGAGTTGACCTTGATCTTCACGTACGCGGGCCGGCCCGCCCGGTGGTGGGCGATCTCGTTGTGGATCCGCGAGACCAGCCCGTCGCGCAGGCCGCGCGGGGCGGTCAGCAGCCGGCGGTAGGACTCGCGGCGCGAGTAACCGGACAGCCGGTTGAACAGGTCGGAGAGGTCCGCGCCGACCTGCGGGTCGGAGGTGAGCAGGCCGATGTCCTCGTACAGCCGGGCCGTCTTCGGGTGGTAGTTGCCGGTGCCGACGTGCGAGTAGCGGCGCAGGGTGTCGCCCTCCTGGCGGACCACCAGCGACAGCTTGCAGTGGGTCTTCAGCCCGACCAGGCCGTAGACCACGTGGCAGCCGGCCTCCTCCAGCTTGCGGGCCCACTTGATGTTGGCCTGCTCGTCGAAGCGCGCCTTGATCTCGACCAGGACCAGCACCTGCTTGCCGGACTCGGCCGCGTCGATCAGCGCGTCCACGATCGGCGAGTCACCGGAGGTGCGGTACAGCGTCTGCTTGATCGCCAGCACGTCCGGGTCGGCCGCGGCCTGCTCCAGGAAGGCCTGCACCGAGGTGGAGAAGCTGTCGTACGGGTGGTGCAGCAGGACGTCGCGCTCGCGCATCGCCGCGAAGATGTCCGGCTGGGAGGCGGACTCGACGTCGGTCAGCCCGCGGGCCGTACCGGCCACGAACTTCGGGTACCTGAGCTCCGGGCGGTCCAGCTCGGCGATCCCGAACAGCCCGGTCAGGTCCAGCGGCCCGGGCAGCGGAAAGACCTCCGCCTCGGTGATGTTCAGCTCCCGCACCAGCAGGTCCAGGATGTAGGGGTCGATCGACTCCTCGACCTCCAGCCGGACCGGCGGGCCGAAGCGCCGCCGCATCAGCTCCTTCTCCAGGGCCTTGAGGATGTTCTCGGTGTCGTCCTCCTCCACCTCCAGGTCCTCGTTGCGGGTGACCCGGAAGGCGTGGTGGGCCAGCACCTCCATCCCCGGGAAGAGCTCCTCCAGGTGCGCGCCCATGACGTCCTCCAGCGGGACGTACCGCTGGGGGGAGGCCTCCAGGAAACGGGCCAGCGACTGCGGCACCTTCACCCGCGCGAAGTGCTTGTGGCCGGACACCGGGTTGCGGACCACCACGGCCAGGTTGAGCGAGAGCCCCGATATGTACGGGAAGGGGTGCGCCGGGTCGACGGCCAGCGGGGTCAGCACGGGGAAGATCTTCTGCCGGAACAGGGTGTGCAGCCGGGCCTGCTCCTTCTCGGCCAGCTCCGGCCAGCGGACCACCTCGATGCCCTCGGCGGCGAGGTCCGGCAGCACTTCCTGCTGGAACGCGGCGGCGTGCCGGGCCATCAGCTCGCGCGAGCGGGTCCAGATCAGGTCCAGCACCTCGCGCGGCTGCAGACCCGATGCGCTGCGCTGGGCGACGCCGGTGGCGATCCGGCGCTTGAGACCGGCCACCCGGACCATGAAGAACTCGTCCAGGTTGCTGGCGAAGATCGCCAGGAACTTCGCCCGCTCCAGCAGCGGGATCCCCGGGTCCTCGGCCAGCTCCAGGACCCGCTCGTTGAACGCCAGCCAGCTCCGCTCCCGGTCCAGGAAGCGGCCCTGCGGCAGTGCTTCGAACTCCTGCTCGTCCGTGGCCGGCAGCTCCGGCGGGATGCCCAGCGCACCGGACATCCTGGCCGGGGGCGCCAGCGGGGCAGGGACGGGGCGGGGGATGCTCATGGGTTCCAGCTCCTCCAGCAGGACGGCGTCCGGACGCGGATGGCTCTGCGGGCCGTCGTCCTCGCCCCGGGTCGCCCCCGGAGACAGCGCCCACCCACCGGGCGCGGTCCGTACAGGACCGGCCGACGAATGGCGGTCGACTCTGCACGAGCGAGACACTACGGACTTCATCCTGTGATCTTCGCGGCAGCAATTGAATCCACGGTAAACACCGCATGGCCGGGAGGAAAGCTGAGTCGGTCGGAGCAAGGGGCGGTGCCGTTCTCCGCCCCCGCCCGCGACCGCTCCGTTACGGCTGGGCCTTCCCGGCCTGGATTTCCGGTTCGGGTTCGAGTGTGGGTTCGGGCTCGGGTTCGAGTCGGGTTCGGGTGTGGGCCCGGGTCTAGGCGGGTGCCTGGGTCGGCCGGTCCGCCTGGTACCGGGCGCGGTACATGAGGTCCACCTCGTGAACGGTGAATCCCAATCGCTCGTATACCCGCACGGCGGCCGGATTGTCGGCGTCGACGTAAAGGAGGACCGTCGCCAGTCCGCGCTCGCCGGCACCTGACCCGGTCAGGTGCCGCAGGCCCGCCGCGGTCAGCACGCGGCCCAGACCGCTGCCCTGCTCCGCCGGGTCCACCCCGACCACGTACACCTCGCCGAGCTCCGGCTCGGTGGCGGTGGCAGGGTGCACCTTGGTCCAGTGGAAGCCGACCACCTTGCCGCCCCGGGTGGCGAGGAAGAAGCCGGCCGGGTCGAACCAGGGCTCGGCGATCCGCTCGGCCAGGTCCTGCTCGGTCCAGGAGCCCTGCTCCGGGTGGTGGGCGAACGCCAGGGCGTTCAGCCGCAGCCACTCGGCGTCGTCCTCCCCCGGGCGGAAGGTCCGGAGCTCGACGCCCTCGGGAACGGGCACCGCCTCGGTCTGCGGACCGGTACGACGCATCTGCCGCAGCTCGCGGACCAGCTCGGCGCCGTACGCCCCGGCCAGGTGCCGGGCCGCCGGGTGACCACCGTGCACCCAGAAGTCCACCGCGTCCCGCCCGGCCTGGTGGGCCTGGGCCAGTACGGCGTCGACCAGCGGACGGGCCAGGCCGCGGCCACGGGCGGCCGGGTCGATCACCAGCTCGGCGGCGGGGTTGGCGCTCGGAGTCTCCGGAACCTCGAGCTGGCCGTAGCCGACGACGGACCCGCTCTCGCTCCCGATGAAGTGGGTGACACCCGGGCGGGGCGTCTCGGCGTTCCGCAGCCGGAGCCGGCCCTGCTCGGACACGGCGGCCCGGCCGTCGACCGCCTGGGCCTCCGCCAGAACACGCAGGGCGCCGTCGCGCTCCTCGGGGCGGAGCACATTGCTCGCAATGACCGCTGTCTGATCGTCCATGCACTGACGATACGTCAACGAAATGCGAAAAGCCCCTGATCCTTTTCGGATCAGGGGCTTTTCTGAAGAATTGTTCGGCGGCGTCCTACTCTCCCACAGGGTCCCCCCTGCAGTACCATCGGCGCTGTGAGGCTTAGCTTCCGGGTTCGGAATGTAACCGGGCGTTTCCCTCACGCTATGACCACCGAAACACTATGAAACTGTCGACCCGCCGACAAGGCAGTCGTTGTTTCAGAACAACACAGTGGACGCGAGCAACTGAGGACAAGCCCTCGGCCTATTAGTACCGGTCAACTCCACCCCTCACAGGGCTTCCATATCCGGCCTATCAACCCAGTCGTCTACTGGGAGCCTTACCCTCTCAAGGAGGTGGGAGTGCTCATCTCGAAGCAGGCTTCCCGCTTAGATGCTTTCAGCGGTTATCCCTCCCGAACGTAGCCAACCAGCCATGCCCTTGGCAGAACAACTGGCACACCAGAGGTTCGTCCGTCCCGGTCCTCTCGTACTAGGGACAGCCCTTCTCAACACTCCTACGCGCACAGCGGATAGGGACCGAACTGTCTCACGACGTTCTAAACCCAGCTCGCGTACCGCTTTAATGGGCGAACAGCCCAACCCTTGGGACCTACTCCAGCCCCAGGATGCGACGAGCCGACATCGAGGTGCCAAACCATCCCGTCGATATGGACTCTTGGGGAAGATCAGCCTGTTATCCCCGGGGTACCTTTTATCCGTTGAGCGACGGCGCTTCCACAAGCCACCGCCGGATCACTAGTCCCTACTTTCGTACCTGCTCGACCCGTCAGTCTCACAGTCAAGCTCCCTTGTGCACTTACACTCAACACCTGATTGCCAACCAGGCTGAGGGAACCTTTGGGCGCCTCCGTTACCCTTTAGGAGGCAACCGCCCCAGTTAAACTACCCACCAGACACTGTCCCTGATCCGGATCACGGACCCAGGTTAGACATCCAGCACGACCAGAGTGGTATTTCAACGGCGACTCCACAACAACTGGCGTTGCTGCTTCACAGTCTCCCACCTATCCTACACAAGCCGAACCGAACACCAATATCAAGCTATAGTAAAGGTCCCGGGGTCTTTCCGTCCTGCTGCGCGAAACGAGCATCTTTACTCGTAATGCAATTTCACCGGGCCTATGGTTGAGACAGTCGAGAAGTCGTTACGCCATTCGTGCAGGTCGGAACTTACCCGACAAGGAATTTCGCTACCTTAGGATGGTTATAGTTACCACCGCCGTTTACTGGCGCTTAAGTTCTCAGCTTCGCCTAGTCGAAACTAAGCTAACCGGTCCCCTTAACGTTCCAGCACCGGGCAGGCGTCAGTCCGTATACATCGCCTTACGGCTTCGCACGGACCTGTGTTTTTAGTAAACAGTCGCTTCTCGCTGGTCTCTGCGGCCACCCCCAGCTCAAGGCGCAAAGCCCGTCACCAGGAATGGCCCCCCTTCTCCCGAAGTTACGGGGGCATTTTGCCGAGTTCCTTAACCATAGTTCACCCGAACGCCTCGGTATTCTCTACCTGACCACCTGAGTCGGTTTGGGGTACGGGCCGCCATGAAACTCGCTAGAGGCTTTTCTCGACAGCATAGGATCATCCACTTCACCACAATCGGCTCGGCATCAGGTCTCAGACTATATGTGAGGCGGATTTGCCTACCCCACGTCCTACACCCTTACCCCGGGACAACCACCGCCCGGGCTGGACTACCTTCCTGCGTCACCCCATCGCTCACCTACTGCAGACTTGGACCGGCGGCTCCACCACTTCCCTTCACCCGAAGGATCCGGGACGGCTTCACGGCCTTAGCATCACCTGGTTCAGCGTTGGCGCTTCAAAGCGGGTACGGGAATATCAACCCGTTGTCCATCGACTACGCCTGTCGGCCTCGCCTTAGGTCCCGACTTACCCTGGGCAGATCAGCTTGACCCAGGAACCCTTGGTCAATCGGCGCAAGAGTTTCCCACTCTTGTATCGCTACTCATGCCTGCATTCTCACTCGTATACCGTCCACGACTCGATTCCTCGGCCGCTTCACCCGGCACACGACGCTCCCCTACCCATCACAGCCCCCGTTAGGAGTATTGCTGCAATGACACGACTTCGGTGGTGTGCTTGAGCCCCGCTACATTGTCGGCGCGGAATCACTTGACCAGTGAGCTATTACGCACTCTTTCAAGGGTGGCTGCTTCTAAGCCAACCTCCTGGTTGTCTCTGCGACTCCACATCCTTTCCCACTTAGCACACGCTTAGGGACCTTAGTCGGTGTTCTGGGCTGTTTCCCTCTCGACCATGGAGCTTATCCCCCACAGTCTCACTGCCACGCTCTCACTTACCGGCATTCGGAGTTTGGCTAAGGTCAGTAACCCGGTAAGGCCCATCGCCTATCCAGTGCTCTACCTCCGGCAAGAAACACGTGACGCTGCACCTAAATGCATTTCGGGGAGAACCAGCTATCACGGAGTTTGATTGGCCTTTCACCCCTAACCACAGGTCATCCCCCAGGTTTTCAACCCTGGTGGGTTCGGTCCTCCACACGGTCTTACCCGCGCTTCAACCTGCCCATGGCTAGATCACTCCGCTTCGGGTCTTGGGCATGCAACTCAACCGCCCTATTCGGACTCGCTTTCGCTACGGCTACCCCACACGGGTTAACCTCGCTACACACCGCAAACTCGCAGGCTCATTCTTCAAAAGGCACGCAGTCACGGCCAGCCGGCAAGCCGACTGACGACGCTCCCACGGCTTGTAGGCACACGGTTTCAGGTACTATTTCACTCCGCTCCCGCGGTACTTTTCACCATTCCCTCACGGTACTATCCGCTATCGGTCACCAGGGAATATTTAGGCTTAGCGGGTGGTCCCGCCAGATTCACACGGGATTTCTCGGGCCCCGTGCTACTTGGGAGATGAGCAAGCAAGCCGTACAGATTTCGTCTACGGGGGTCTTACCCTCTACGCCGGACCTTTCGCATGTCCTTCGACTACCCATACGG from Kitasatospora cathayae includes:
- the mshD gene encoding mycothiol synthase — its product is MDDQTAVIASNVLRPEERDGALRVLAEAQAVDGRAAVSEQGRLRLRNAETPRPGVTHFIGSESGSVVGYGQLEVPETPSANPAAELVIDPAARGRGLARPLVDAVLAQAHQAGRDAVDFWVHGGHPAARHLAGAYGAELVRELRQMRRTGPQTEAVPVPEGVELRTFRPGEDDAEWLRLNALAFAHHPEQGSWTEQDLAERIAEPWFDPAGFFLATRGGKVVGFHWTKVHPATATEPELGEVYVVGVDPAEQGSGLGRVLTAAGLRHLTGSGAGERGLATVLLYVDADNPAAVRVYERLGFTVHEVDLMYRARYQADRPTQAPA
- a CDS encoding RNA degradosome polyphosphate kinase; translated protein: MSIPRPVPAPLAPPARMSGALGIPPELPATDEQEFEALPQGRFLDRERSWLAFNERVLELAEDPGIPLLERAKFLAIFASNLDEFFMVRVAGLKRRIATGVAQRSASGLQPREVLDLIWTRSRELMARHAAAFQQEVLPDLAAEGIEVVRWPELAEKEQARLHTLFRQKIFPVLTPLAVDPAHPFPYISGLSLNLAVVVRNPVSGHKHFARVKVPQSLARFLEASPQRYVPLEDVMGAHLEELFPGMEVLAHHAFRVTRNEDLEVEEDDTENILKALEKELMRRRFGPPVRLEVEESIDPYILDLLVRELNITEAEVFPLPGPLDLTGLFGIAELDRPELRYPKFVAGTARGLTDVESASQPDIFAAMRERDVLLHHPYDSFSTSVQAFLEQAAADPDVLAIKQTLYRTSGDSPIVDALIDAAESGKQVLVLVEIKARFDEQANIKWARKLEEAGCHVVYGLVGLKTHCKLSLVVRQEGDTLRRYSHVGTGNYHPKTARLYEDIGLLTSDPQVGADLSDLFNRLSGYSRRESYRRLLTAPRGLRDGLVSRIHNEIAHHRAGRPAYVKIKVNSIVDEVVIDALYRASQAGVPVDVWVRGICAIRPGVPGLSENIRVRSILGRFLEHSRIFVFGNNGDPEVWIGSADMMHRNLDRRIEALMRITDPAHRAELSGLIDLGVSDETESWHLGPDGVWARHPQDSEGRPLRHLQDLLIDSRQRRRAATPR